From the genome of Oceaniferula flava:
CCGCGGAAATCGTGCCACTGATCGGACTGGGGACGGATCACCCACTGGACGGGGAAACGTGCCTCGACATGGTTCTCCTGGTTGCCGATGTAAACGGTCTCGAGGTGGTAGAGAAGGGATGAACCTTGATACCAGTCCATGTTTTCCGACTTGTCCACGACGTTGTCGCCATTCAGAGCTGAGATCGGGATGAAGGTGATATCCACCACATTGTCCAGGCGGGAGGCGAAGTCTTTGTAATCCTCGACAATCTTGTCGTAGACCTCCTGGGAGTAATCAACGAGGTCCATCTTGTTGACGCAGACCACGATGTGCTGGATGCGCAGCAGGCTGGCGATGAAGGAGTGGCGGCAGGTTTGCTCGATGACGCCCTTGCGGGCATCCACCAGGATGATTGCGAGGTTCGCGGTGGAAGCACCGGTGACCATGTTGCGGGTGTATTGAATGTGGCCCGGAGTATCGGCGATGATGAACTTGCGCTTCGGCGTGGCGAAGTAGCGGTAGGCCACATCGATGGTGATCCCCTGTTCGCGCTCGGCCTTGAGACCGTCGGTCAGCAGGGCGAGGTTCACATTTTCATCACCGCGGGATTTGCTGGACTGCTCGACGGCGTCCATTTGATCCTCAAAGGTGTTTTTGGAATCGTAGAGGAGACGACCAATCAGCGTGGACTTGCCGTCGTCGACGCTGCCGGCCGTGGTGAAGCGGAGCAGGTCCATATCGAGGTAGCCGGAGGTATCGGCGGAGGATGGGAGATCTGAGGTGGATGGTGTAGACATCGGAAAAATTGAGTTAGTGTTAGATGAAACGGGTGTGGGGCTGGGGCAAGGCCTAGAAGTAACCTTCCTTCTTGCGGTCCTCCATGGCGGTTTCGGAACGTTTGTCATCGGAGCGGGTGCCACGCTCGGTCTGGCGGGCGGAGGCCACTTCC
Proteins encoded in this window:
- the cysN gene encoding sulfate adenylyltransferase subunit CysN, with the protein product MSTPSTSDLPSSADTSGYLDMDLLRFTTAGSVDDGKSTLIGRLLYDSKNTFEDQMDAVEQSSKSRGDENVNLALLTDGLKAEREQGITIDVAYRYFATPKRKFIIADTPGHIQYTRNMVTGASTANLAIILVDARKGVIEQTCRHSFIASLLRIQHIVVCVNKMDLVDYSQEVYDKIVEDYKDFASRLDNVVDITFIPISALNGDNVVDKSENMDWYQGSSLLYHLETVYIGNQENHVEARFPVQWVIRPQSDQWHDFRGYAGRVAGGVFKPGDAVTVQPSGFSTQIKAIHADGKEVGEAYAPLSVAITLEDEIDISRGDMIVKSNNPPHVGQDIDAMICWFSDKPMQPRGKYIIRHTSREAKALMKAVNYKVNINTLHKIEDDLEFKLNDIGRITLRTSAPLIYDSYKRNRTTGSFILIDAMTNETVAAGMII